The window CCGTGATCAGACAGGGGACTCCCTCGAACAAACTCTGATAGGAACCGCGCTGCTTGTGAAGCTCCTCATATTGGGAACCCACTTCAAATGCCATGCGGTTGATGGCCTGCGCCAACTCGCCGAGTTCGTCGTTCTGCTTCACATCGACGCGCACGTCATAGTCGCCCAAGGCGATGCGGCGTGTGGTCTCGATCATTCCTTTGATGGGCGTGTCCACCAGCCAGTAGGTGACCATGAAGAGAATCAGGACGATTGCCACGAGGCTGAACATGACATACTTGGCGTTGTCCATGATCAGCAGCGACAGGTTGCCCTCAATGCTGGCCATGGACACATTCATCTCCACGATGCCGAGGAAGGAATCGTGGCGTTCGGCTACATGGCAATTGGCCGTGGCGCAGCCCGGTTCATTGGGAATGGGGCTGACAATGCGGATGAACCGGTTCCCGGCACTGTCTTCCGTGATGGCGTATCGGTCCTGTAATTCGGCGAAGGCCAGCGGCGGTTCCTGCGCATGGCACATGACGCAAAGGGCGTGGTCCTTGGGAAGCGGGCCGGGCGGCAGGATCAGATCACCCTTGAAGCTGGGGTTGCCTTTCTTGTCATAGATGGCAACCGAGGCAATGTGGTTGAGGTCCTGAACCTCGGCGATAAGGGCTTCGGTGTCCTTACGCGGGTCGAGGCGCATGGCGCTTTTCAGGCCGGCCTTTACGACCTCCGCGATTTCATCGGCGCCGATGGCCGCATTGCGGATGGCGGTTTCTTCGTATCTATGGATATTGACCGAGAACAGGCCAACCATCAGCAGCGCCATGAGCGCAATGATGCTGATGATGATCTTGAGGGCGAGGGAAATCCGCAACCGCATGAAGGTATCGATAAGCTTTTTGATCATGGGTGCTTTCCCTGTCTACCTCGTTGCGAGGCATCCTTCCCGGCTGATGTGAGCCTCGGAATCAGCCGGGGAGGATGACGCTTTGTTGTCCGCATCCGTCTTCTCGGGAGGACGGAATCTGGATGTGGAAACGGGTTCCCTGACCAACGGTGGAGTCCACCTCGATGGACCCGTGGTGGCGGGCGATCACCTGATTGGAGATGAACAGCCCGATACCGGTTCCGTTGGCACCTTTGGAAGAGAAGAACAGGCTGAACATGTTCTCGCGTGTCTCGCGGTCCATGCCAGTACCGTTGTCGGAAATCTCGAAGTGGACTTTCCCGTCCGCTTCATAGGTGCGGAACGTGACCTTGTGATCCTCTTTGGAGCGATCATACAGACAGGCGTCCACGGCGTTTTCCAGAAAGTTGATGAGGGCGGGAACCAGTCCATCGGGATCGGCATGAAACGTGTGATCCTCGTTGGTGAACTCACGCACGAATTCGACGTTGTTCTCTGCGGCCTTGGGCTCAACGGCCTCGGCCAGATCGGTTGCAAGGGTGCCGAGGGCCAGGGGGCGACATTCCAGTTCACGGGACTTGGCGTAGTAGAGGATGTCCATGACCATCTTTTTCATGTGGCCGAGGCGATGTTTGACCACCTTCCATCCCTTTTCCACGCGCTCCATGTCGTCCTTCTGGAGTCCGGAATCCACCCGGTAGACGCCGCCGTCCAGCGCGGTCAGCAATCCTTTGACGCCATGGGACATGGAACCGAGCATCATGCCCAGACTGGTGAGCTGGTCCTGCAGTTGGCGGACCACGGTGATGTTGGTGGACACCTCCACCACATTGATCACCTTGCCTCCTTCATCAAAGACCGGCGCGGTCCAGACCAGTATGTTGTACTGCTCACCGTTCTTGGAGGTGACGATGGTCTCACGGGTATGGGAGCCGCCGTCCTCAAAGGTCTTCTGCACCGGACATTCTTCGCAGATGTCTTCCCGGTTCTTGTAGGCCTGATGGCAGCGATCACCGCGATCAAAACCAAAGTCTTCCCGGAAGCGGTCGTTGGCTTCGATGATCTTCATGTCACGGTCCTGTACTGTAATGTAGCAGGGGACCTGATTGAAAATATGCTCGTACTTCTTCTGGGTACGGACCAGTTCGGATTTGAGGCTGTTTACCTCGGAGATGTCGAGGGCCACTTCCATGACCAGTGTGACCTTGCCGTCGTGACTGGTGATGGGCGCGGTGTAGACGATGGCCGGAATCTCGGTGCCGTCCGTTGCCATGAGCGTGGCTTCGTCGCGGCCGCCGGACTTGGTGGAAATGGCCTGAAAGACCGGGCAACTGCCCTGGCCTGAAAAATTCTTGTAGATGGAGCGGCTGGATTCTCCGGCGAGTTCTCCGAAACGGCTGGTAAAGGTGCCGTTGGCCGTAACGATCTTCATCTCCGGTGAATGGATGGAGATGTAGCAGGGCAGCTCGTTGAAGACGCCCTGATCGTCGAGGTCCGACAGACTGGTCATGGCTGTGGCTAGGCCTTCCATCACCTGCTCAACCGCAGTCTGGCGTTCCAATTCCACGATACGGTCGGACTTCTCCTGCACCAGCTTTTCCAGATTCTCGGTGTGTTCCTTGACCTGCCTGCGCAGGAGAATCTTCTCCGTCACCTTGTCCAGCGCGATGGACAGGATGTCATCGTCAATGGGCTTGGTGATGAAATCAGCAGCGTCGAGCTTGAGGCTCTCGATGGCGAGCTGCATATCGCCGTGGCCGGAGATCATGATGACCTCCACCTCCGGGGCCTTTTTCTTGACGGCGCGGAGCAGGGCAAGGCCGTTCATGCCGGGCATCTTGATATCCGTGAGGATGA of the Pseudodesulfovibrio sp. zrk46 genome contains:
- a CDS encoding response regulator, with the translated sequence MKSAKAITEDDRARMTILLVDDEEDIRDLLGMLLADLGYSVRTAENGETALASFMESRPDIILTDIKMPGMNGLALLRAVKKKAPEVEVIMISGHGDMQLAIESLKLDAADFITKPIDDDILSIALDKVTEKILLRRQVKEHTENLEKLVQEKSDRIVELERQTAVEQVMEGLATAMTSLSDLDDQGVFNELPCYISIHSPEMKIVTANGTFTSRFGELAGESSRSIYKNFSGQGSCPVFQAISTKSGGRDEATLMATDGTEIPAIVYTAPITSHDGKVTLVMEVALDISEVNSLKSELVRTQKKYEHIFNQVPCYITVQDRDMKIIEANDRFREDFGFDRGDRCHQAYKNREDICEECPVQKTFEDGGSHTRETIVTSKNGEQYNILVWTAPVFDEGGKVINVVEVSTNITVVRQLQDQLTSLGMMLGSMSHGVKGLLTALDGGVYRVDSGLQKDDMERVEKGWKVVKHRLGHMKKMVMDILYYAKSRELECRPLALGTLATDLAEAVEPKAAENNVEFVREFTNEDHTFHADPDGLVPALINFLENAVDACLYDRSKEDHKVTFRTYEADGKVHFEISDNGTGMDRETRENMFSLFFSSKGANGTGIGLFISNQVIARHHGSIEVDSTVGQGTRFHIQIPSSREDGCGQQSVILPG